Proteins co-encoded in one Opitutus terrae PB90-1 genomic window:
- a CDS encoding tetratricopeptide repeat protein: MTRRQLILGLVLVAATAVAGTAAFRLWREQSRAARAWAALPPTPNLIRWPAEMVAAVQEAAAAVRASRDPVKPLGQLAMLYVANGFGSEAERLLHALRRLQPKEARWPYLLAELHRRAGDRDRVEQALEMTVALAPDYAPAWLRLGDLMLEQKLFGRAQRCFQQASLVAPGEVRTRFAVIAFEARHGRRTDPRPSLIVLARDNPGIRELHELLAQLHAAAGDPVRAQQEQRLLERADRRLGMPDPWMEELLEHCYEPNRLQRAAQRFAAEKRLDLAESLLRRATSLSPADPTPRSALAQLLVSSERIRDARTVLEQALVECPDEPMVPIALARVLCQEHKPLEAVAIAQAALACWPEHAGLHAAVGYAWRDARENETALAALREALRLNPTLVEAQYNLAFCLMALRQREAAQVAVQRALTLRPDYPEALVMLGGLELDNGDVAAAQRHILALFELRPDEPGSRLLYAALHHELGNRARDERKFEEADRRYRAGLEVSPQFAPLLHEGALLAARRAQYGQVVEWLERYLRLAPRDLEAYILLAEAYREIQRPELLERALERGSEMAAKIGDTAKHAEFETRLDQLY, from the coding sequence ATGACCCGCCGGCAACTCATCCTCGGCCTTGTGCTGGTCGCCGCGACGGCGGTCGCGGGCACCGCGGCGTTCCGGCTCTGGCGCGAGCAATCGCGTGCGGCGCGGGCGTGGGCGGCCCTGCCGCCGACTCCGAATTTGATTCGCTGGCCGGCCGAGATGGTGGCTGCCGTGCAGGAGGCGGCTGCGGCCGTGCGCGCATCGCGCGACCCGGTGAAGCCGTTGGGCCAGCTCGCCATGCTCTATGTCGCGAATGGCTTCGGGAGCGAAGCCGAGCGGTTGCTGCACGCCCTGCGGCGATTGCAGCCGAAGGAGGCGCGCTGGCCTTATCTGCTCGCCGAGCTGCACCGGCGCGCGGGCGATCGGGATCGCGTCGAGCAGGCGCTCGAGATGACGGTCGCGCTCGCACCGGACTACGCGCCGGCCTGGCTGCGACTCGGTGACCTGATGCTCGAACAGAAACTGTTCGGCCGCGCGCAGCGCTGTTTTCAGCAGGCGAGCCTCGTGGCTCCGGGCGAAGTGCGGACACGGTTCGCGGTGATCGCCTTCGAGGCGCGGCACGGCCGGCGCACCGATCCGCGACCAAGCTTGATCGTGCTCGCCCGCGATAATCCTGGCATTCGGGAACTGCACGAACTCCTCGCGCAGTTGCATGCGGCTGCAGGCGATCCGGTTCGCGCCCAGCAAGAGCAGCGGCTGCTGGAGCGAGCGGACCGGCGACTGGGCATGCCGGATCCGTGGATGGAGGAGTTGCTCGAGCATTGCTATGAACCGAACCGGCTCCAACGTGCCGCGCAGCGTTTCGCCGCGGAGAAACGACTGGACCTCGCCGAATCGCTGCTGCGGCGCGCGACCTCGTTGAGCCCGGCGGATCCCACTCCGCGGTCGGCGCTGGCGCAGCTGCTGGTGAGCAGCGAGCGGATTCGCGATGCGCGCACCGTGCTCGAACAGGCGTTGGTGGAGTGTCCCGACGAGCCGATGGTGCCGATCGCGCTGGCGCGCGTGCTCTGCCAGGAGCACAAGCCGCTCGAGGCCGTGGCGATTGCGCAGGCGGCGCTGGCCTGCTGGCCCGAACACGCCGGGTTGCACGCGGCGGTGGGTTACGCATGGCGGGACGCCCGGGAGAACGAAACCGCGCTGGCGGCGCTGCGCGAGGCGCTGCGGCTCAACCCGACGCTCGTCGAGGCGCAGTACAACCTGGCTTTTTGCCTGATGGCCCTGCGCCAGCGCGAAGCCGCGCAGGTGGCGGTACAGCGGGCCCTGACCCTGCGGCCGGATTACCCGGAAGCGCTCGTCATGCTGGGCGGCCTCGAGCTGGACAATGGCGACGTCGCCGCGGCGCAACGGCACATTCTCGCATTGTTTGAACTCCGGCCCGACGAGCCCGGCTCGCGGCTGCTCTACGCGGCACTGCATCACGAACTCGGGAATCGCGCCCGTGATGAACGCAAATTCGAAGAGGCCGATCGACGCTATCGCGCGGGGCTCGAGGTTTCGCCGCAGTTCGCGCCCCTGCTGCACGAAGGGGCGTTGCTCGCAGCGCGGCGCGCCCAATATGGCCAGGTGGTCGAGTGGCTGGAACGTTATCTCCGGCTCGCGCCGCGCGATCTCGAGGCCTACATCCTGCTCGCCGAGGCTTATCGCGAGATCCAGCGGCCAGAGTTGCTGGAACGTGCCCTGGAGCGCGGCAGCGAAATGGCGGCGAAAATCGGTGACACGGCCAAGCATGCCGAATTCGAGACGCGTCTCGATCAACTCTACTGA
- a CDS encoding FG-GAP repeat domain-containing protein → MANRSKTTVFLVCLSLLALGAGSAWLYLLLNPPAPPPESSLIPATAERSARDVAYLSVPIGLPVEGHPLIPHLALTDLDADGLTDVLVCDAAANRIGWIRQSPRDVFMETFIGDRVIAPVRVSVCDLNQDGRPDVLVASLGSSEPTNDRVGAVVVLENLGEGKFQNRVLMGDVARVTDARAADVNADGRPDVIVGQSGLAQGEVRWLENRGDWKFESHALAAQPGAVSLAPADYDGDGDLDLAVLFAGERDQVRLFRQAPDHAFSDTVIWTATHAAWGGSGLEVCDLNRDGFPDLLLANGNSFSGGLPEPEPGHGLHWLQNRAGAFEAHRLGAAPGCFSPIAVDVDGDGDVDVVSVSAINHALDPASVWLTAWLNDGQQHFRAEPLARDPSRLICLVAGDLEGNGVPMLVTGAFHAYPPFARMTRVTLWRRTAPPLP, encoded by the coding sequence ATGGCCAACCGCTCCAAAACCACGGTGTTTCTCGTCTGCCTGTCGCTCCTCGCGCTCGGGGCGGGCAGCGCGTGGTTGTATCTTTTGCTCAACCCGCCCGCCCCTCCGCCGGAGTCCTCGCTGATCCCCGCTACCGCCGAGCGATCTGCGCGCGACGTGGCTTATCTATCCGTGCCGATCGGCTTGCCCGTCGAGGGGCACCCGCTGATCCCGCACCTCGCGCTGACGGATCTGGATGCGGATGGGCTGACGGACGTGCTGGTCTGCGACGCTGCCGCCAACCGCATCGGTTGGATTCGCCAGTCTCCACGCGATGTTTTCATGGAGACGTTCATCGGCGACCGGGTGATCGCGCCCGTACGCGTCAGTGTCTGTGACCTCAACCAGGACGGGCGGCCCGATGTGTTGGTGGCGAGTCTCGGCTCGAGCGAACCGACCAACGACCGCGTCGGTGCGGTCGTGGTGCTGGAAAATCTCGGCGAAGGGAAATTCCAGAACCGGGTGTTGATGGGCGACGTGGCTCGCGTCACGGACGCTCGCGCTGCCGACGTCAACGCCGACGGTCGCCCCGACGTGATCGTAGGCCAGTCCGGGCTCGCCCAAGGGGAGGTGCGCTGGCTCGAGAACCGCGGCGACTGGAAGTTCGAGAGTCACGCCCTCGCGGCGCAGCCCGGAGCGGTGTCGCTGGCGCCGGCGGACTATGACGGCGACGGGGATCTGGACCTGGCCGTGCTGTTCGCCGGTGAGCGGGACCAGGTCAGGCTGTTCCGGCAGGCGCCGGATCACGCGTTTTCGGATACGGTGATCTGGACCGCGACCCATGCAGCGTGGGGCGGCAGTGGGCTCGAAGTCTGCGATCTGAATCGCGATGGCTTCCCCGATCTTCTCCTGGCGAACGGCAACAGCTTCAGCGGCGGGTTGCCGGAACCCGAGCCGGGGCACGGACTGCATTGGCTGCAAAACCGCGCTGGCGCGTTCGAGGCTCATCGCCTCGGTGCGGCGCCCGGCTGTTTCAGTCCCATCGCCGTGGATGTGGACGGCGATGGCGATGTCGACGTCGTGAGCGTGTCGGCGATCAATCATGCGCTTGACCCGGCCTCGGTGTGGCTCACCGCGTGGCTCAACGACGGACAACAGCATTTTCGCGCGGAACCATTGGCGCGCGATCCGTCGCGCTTGATCTGCCTGGTGGCGGGTGACCTCGAAGGTAATGGTGTGCCGATGCTGGTCACCGGTGCGTTTCACGCGTATCCGCCGTTCGCCCGCATGACGCGGGTGACGCTTTGGCGGCGCACGGCGCCACCCCTCCCATGA
- a CDS encoding RluA family pseudouridine synthase, with the protein MPLPPILFEDDAMIAFDKPSGLLIAPDRWDKQRENLMGLVHARFGHGVANVHRLDADTSGLLLCAKTKPALDFLSGQFQAKTVQKTYLSLVVVLPPEEAMKVVKPIRDDAGGLPDAFQVDLALGQDERQPGRMRVFKGRGGKDCVTDFRVLERFGRFALVSCHPQTGRTHQIRVHLAAAGAPILNDPFYGNPEIKLLLSDLKRRYKGRDEEKPLIDRLALHASELTFRHPATRELLTLQAPLPHEFEIALKYLRKFAAPASRRPPGAR; encoded by the coding sequence ATGCCGCTGCCGCCCATCCTGTTTGAAGACGATGCGATGATCGCGTTCGACAAGCCCAGCGGACTGTTGATCGCGCCCGATCGCTGGGACAAGCAGCGTGAAAACCTGATGGGCCTCGTGCACGCGCGCTTCGGCCATGGTGTCGCCAACGTGCACCGGCTCGATGCGGATACCAGCGGGCTGTTGCTTTGCGCCAAGACGAAGCCGGCGCTGGATTTTCTCAGCGGCCAGTTCCAGGCCAAAACGGTGCAGAAAACCTATCTCTCGCTCGTGGTGGTCCTGCCCCCGGAGGAGGCGATGAAGGTGGTAAAGCCGATCCGCGACGACGCGGGCGGGCTGCCGGACGCGTTTCAGGTCGATTTGGCCTTGGGCCAGGACGAACGGCAGCCAGGTCGGATGCGCGTGTTCAAAGGCCGCGGCGGCAAGGACTGCGTCACCGATTTTCGGGTGCTTGAGCGCTTTGGCCGGTTCGCGCTGGTCTCGTGTCATCCGCAGACGGGCCGGACCCACCAGATCCGGGTGCATCTGGCCGCGGCCGGGGCCCCGATCCTCAACGATCCGTTTTACGGCAACCCGGAGATCAAGCTGCTGCTTTCCGACCTGAAACGCCGCTACAAGGGCCGCGACGAGGAGAAGCCACTCATCGACCGACTGGCGCTCCACGCGAGCGAGCTCACTTTCCGGCATCCTGCCACTCGCGAGTTGCTGACGCTTCAGGCGCCGTTGCCTCACGAATTCGAGATTGCACTCAAATACCTGCGCAAATTCGCCGCGCCGGCGTCACGTCGCCCGCCCGGAGCCCGCTGA
- a CDS encoding GH3 family domain-containing protein — MAVLPKSLFVLGTSFQTALASRRIKQKGAMERAQQQQTFRRLLPKLAATQFGRDTGLEPGLDYEKFRARVPLRSYEQLAPWIDRMVRGEADVLWPGRCALYVLTSGTTTGQPRRLPVSEEMLTHFRAATRAAMLCYTSRVGHAGVLRGRHLLLSGSTELTPLTTPPVPPAFGGDLATMLTLSLPRWAEQHLYEPGSELARQPDSAEKIAAIIARTRRLDLSLVAGRPPRLLEFAEALAEQRTGTEPATLQSLWPNLECLVLGGTVLSPYHDALRRAAGAGVRFHEVYAAAEGMFAAQDGEPALGLRLLADLGLFFEFLPLALYDESLPAGLGARALPLHEVRAGEDYVLLLTTPGGLCRYVCGDIVRFLSTEPPRLVFAGRTRTQLTAFGEHVAERDLTEALVSICQKHAWSITHFHVAPLFLPSRTGTSRGGHEWWVELRPGTVATPTGPILAGHLDQELCSRHEGYRAKRRSGAMEAPVVRLVMPGFFAHWLQHHAARLSATEVPRSRSDRRIADNLTALACFNPD; from the coding sequence ATGGCGGTCCTGCCCAAAAGCCTCTTCGTCCTCGGCACCAGCTTTCAGACGGCGCTGGCCTCGCGGCGCATCAAGCAGAAAGGCGCGATGGAGCGGGCCCAGCAGCAGCAGACCTTCCGGCGGTTGCTGCCGAAACTCGCGGCGACCCAGTTCGGTCGCGACACCGGCCTGGAGCCCGGACTCGACTACGAGAAATTCCGCGCGCGCGTCCCGCTCCGCAGTTACGAGCAATTGGCGCCGTGGATCGACCGGATGGTGCGCGGCGAAGCCGACGTGCTCTGGCCGGGGCGCTGCGCGCTCTACGTGTTGACGTCCGGCACGACAACCGGGCAGCCCCGGCGACTGCCGGTCAGCGAAGAAATGCTTACGCATTTTCGCGCGGCCACGCGCGCGGCGATGCTCTGCTACACGAGTCGCGTAGGCCACGCCGGCGTGCTGCGCGGCCGGCATCTGCTCCTGAGCGGTTCGACCGAGCTCACGCCACTCACCACCCCGCCGGTACCGCCCGCCTTCGGTGGCGATCTCGCCACGATGCTGACGCTCAGCCTGCCGCGCTGGGCCGAACAGCATTTGTATGAACCGGGGAGCGAGCTCGCGCGGCAGCCGGATTCTGCAGAAAAAATCGCTGCGATCATCGCGCGCACCCGCCGACTGGACCTTAGCCTGGTTGCGGGCCGGCCGCCGCGGTTGCTCGAGTTCGCGGAGGCGCTGGCGGAGCAACGAACCGGCACGGAGCCCGCCACCCTGCAATCGCTCTGGCCCAATCTCGAGTGCTTGGTGCTGGGCGGCACGGTGTTGAGTCCGTATCACGACGCGCTGCGACGCGCCGCGGGCGCCGGCGTACGCTTTCACGAGGTGTATGCGGCGGCCGAGGGAATGTTCGCGGCGCAGGATGGCGAACCCGCCCTGGGACTGCGGCTGCTCGCCGATCTCGGCCTGTTCTTCGAGTTTCTCCCGCTGGCGCTTTACGACGAATCGCTCCCGGCCGGACTCGGCGCGCGCGCACTGCCGCTCCACGAGGTGCGCGCCGGCGAGGACTACGTGCTGCTGCTCACCACACCCGGCGGTCTCTGCCGTTATGTCTGCGGCGATATCGTGCGCTTCCTCTCGACCGAGCCGCCGCGGCTGGTGTTCGCCGGCCGTACACGCACGCAACTCACCGCGTTCGGCGAGCACGTCGCCGAGCGCGATCTCACCGAGGCGCTGGTATCCATTTGCCAGAAACACGCCTGGAGCATCACGCACTTCCACGTGGCGCCGCTGTTCCTCCCCTCCCGCACCGGCACCAGCCGGGGCGGCCACGAATGGTGGGTGGAGCTGCGGCCCGGTACGGTCGCGACCCCGACGGGCCCGATCCTGGCCGGGCACCTCGACCAGGAACTCTGCAGCCGGCACGAAGGCTATCGCGCCAAACGCCGCAGCGGTGCGATGGAAGCCCCAGTGGTCCGGCTGGTGATGCCGGGATTTTTCGCGCACTGGCTCCAGCACCACGCGGCCCGGCTCAGCGCCACGGAGGTACCGCGCAGCCGCAGTGATCGGCGCATCGCGGACAACCTGACCGCGCTCGCCTGCTTCAATCCCGACTAG
- a CDS encoding TlpA family protein disulfide reductase codes for MNLSRLAFPVLLVAAAVLTHAQAAPVPPTPAPDWKLKDLMGAEVSSEQFKGKVVVVDFWATWCGPCRMEIPGYVALQKKYGRDKLAIIGMSVDRGPDVVKKFVAANKVDYQIVMANDDVVQAFGGDEGINAIPTTFIIDRTGQIRDRKLGAEPTEEFEKRLATYLK; via the coding sequence ATGAACTTGTCACGCCTTGCCTTCCCCGTGTTGTTGGTTGCTGCCGCCGTGCTCACGCACGCCCAAGCCGCGCCCGTTCCGCCCACGCCGGCGCCCGATTGGAAACTGAAGGACCTGATGGGGGCGGAGGTCAGCTCCGAGCAGTTCAAGGGCAAGGTGGTCGTGGTCGATTTCTGGGCTACGTGGTGCGGCCCGTGCCGGATGGAAATTCCCGGCTATGTGGCGCTGCAAAAAAAATACGGCCGCGACAAGCTGGCGATCATCGGCATGTCGGTCGACCGCGGGCCGGACGTGGTGAAGAAGTTCGTCGCGGCGAACAAGGTCGACTATCAGATCGTGATGGCGAACGACGACGTGGTGCAGGCCTTCGGCGGCGATGAGGGGATCAACGCGATTCCCACGACGTTCATCATCGATCGCACGGGCCAGATCCGCGACCGCAAGCTGGGCGCTGAGCCCACGGAGGAGTTCGAAAAACGGCTCGCGACCTATCTGAAGTAG
- a CDS encoding LysR family transcriptional regulator has translation MQIENFKIFADLVETKSFSKSAKLNGITQSAVSQQARAMERHFKTLLIDRSQKQFQLTREGHRVYESAKEVLHTYDKLLSELQEMKKVISGTIRISTIYSIGLHELPPYIKKFLHDYPSVNVRVEYRRSNLVYEDILHNSVDFGLVAFPVKQRQIDVLPFRNDHLVLITHPIHPLSKAGEIEMKQLTSQRFIGFDPDIPTRKAVDQIFRDNKLEIEPVMEFDNIETVKRAVEIDHGVAIVPQATVQQEVQQGTLAEVHFKGKEFTRPLAILHRKGRVLTPAMKKFIEILGLDLK, from the coding sequence ATGCAAATCGAAAACTTCAAGATTTTCGCGGACTTGGTTGAGACCAAGAGCTTCTCGAAATCGGCAAAACTCAATGGCATCACCCAATCGGCGGTGAGCCAGCAGGCGCGGGCGATGGAGCGCCATTTCAAGACTCTGCTGATCGACCGGAGCCAGAAACAGTTTCAGCTCACCCGCGAGGGGCATCGGGTCTATGAATCGGCGAAGGAGGTCCTGCACACCTACGACAAGCTGTTGAGCGAGCTGCAGGAGATGAAGAAGGTGATCAGCGGCACCATCCGGATTTCCACCATCTACTCCATCGGACTCCACGAGCTGCCGCCCTACATCAAGAAGTTCCTTCACGATTACCCCTCCGTGAACGTGCGAGTTGAATACCGCCGTTCGAACCTCGTGTATGAGGACATCCTGCACAACTCGGTTGATTTCGGGCTTGTCGCCTTCCCGGTTAAGCAGCGGCAAATCGATGTGCTGCCGTTCCGCAACGACCACCTCGTGCTGATCACCCATCCGATCCACCCGCTTTCCAAGGCGGGCGAGATCGAAATGAAGCAGCTGACGTCACAGCGGTTCATCGGCTTCGATCCGGACATCCCGACGCGCAAGGCGGTCGACCAGATTTTCCGCGACAACAAGCTCGAGATCGAGCCGGTAATGGAGTTCGACAACATCGAGACGGTGAAGCGCGCGGTCGAGATCGACCACGGCGTGGCGATCGTCCCGCAGGCGACGGTGCAGCAGGAAGTCCAGCAGGGCACGCTCGCGGAAGTCCATTTCAAGGGGAAGGAGTTCACACGGCCGCTGGCGATCCTCCATCGCAAGGGCCGGGTGCTCACGCCGGCGATGAAGAAGTTCATCGAGATCCTCGGGCTGGACTTGAAGTGA
- a CDS encoding YggS family pyridoxal phosphate-dependent enzyme, translated as MFLSYEAFRAAADAISKAIVEACIEAGRRPGEVQLLPVTKTQPAAAADYVARYGLPAVGENRVQEAIEKRAQTQASVRWELIGHLQSNKARIAAQQFDRIQSVDRAKLLDPLDRAAAELGKTLPVLLQVNAGRDPAKFGAELEDAPQLLEQALGRPHLRVEGLMTIAPLSSDPEVARRTFAALRTLRDELAARFGVPLSELSMGMTSDFRVAIAEGSTTVRVGTALFGARAALGQ; from the coding sequence ATGTTCCTGTCCTACGAAGCGTTTCGCGCAGCCGCCGACGCCATTAGCAAGGCGATTGTCGAAGCCTGCATAGAAGCCGGCCGCCGCCCCGGTGAGGTGCAACTGCTGCCGGTGACGAAAACCCAGCCGGCCGCGGCGGCCGATTACGTGGCGCGGTACGGACTCCCCGCAGTCGGCGAGAACCGCGTGCAGGAGGCGATCGAGAAACGTGCGCAGACTCAGGCTTCCGTGCGTTGGGAGTTGATCGGCCATCTTCAGTCCAACAAGGCGCGGATTGCGGCGCAGCAGTTCGACCGGATCCAAAGCGTCGACCGCGCGAAGTTGCTCGATCCGCTCGATCGCGCGGCCGCGGAGCTCGGCAAAACCCTGCCGGTGCTGCTGCAGGTCAACGCGGGGCGCGATCCAGCGAAGTTCGGCGCGGAGCTCGAGGACGCGCCGCAGCTGCTGGAGCAGGCGCTGGGCCGCCCGCATCTCCGCGTGGAGGGGCTGATGACGATCGCGCCGCTGTCGTCGGACCCCGAGGTCGCGCGTCGCACCTTTGCCGCGCTGCGCACGCTCCGCGATGAGCTCGCGGCGCGTTTTGGCGTGCCGCTGTCGGAACTTTCGATGGGAATGACCAGCGATTTCCGCGTGGCGATCGCCGAGGGAAGCACCACGGTTCGCGTTGGTACTGCGCTGTTCGGAGCGCGCGCCGCCCTGGGTCAATAA
- a CDS encoding transglutaminase-like domain-containing protein — translation MKTESLSGATREAFLGLLDDPTPQVRKALLAHFVTLGQPAVQFLQEVAHGSHRILARHALWYLDEIKFSDPVAEFLGFIRSLNYELETGALLLSRTVSPTLDVAACCMALDQIADRCRELITPPATVREQCRIVNRVLFHEWGFRGNVENYTDPLNSLLDQVLLRRKGIPLTLSTVYLLIAERLGLELEPVGLPGHFIVGCFTEKKPFFIDPFDGGIFLETDEVFALLRANKIVPKSTDLMPTPIREVLCRNCRNLVNHYKAGGDSDHAKLFASFVEEFDATYERHTT, via the coding sequence GTGAAAACTGAGAGTCTGAGCGGGGCGACACGGGAGGCGTTTCTGGGGCTGTTGGATGATCCCACCCCGCAAGTGCGCAAGGCGTTGCTGGCGCATTTCGTGACTCTCGGCCAGCCGGCCGTTCAATTTCTGCAGGAGGTGGCGCATGGCTCGCATCGGATCCTTGCCCGCCACGCGCTGTGGTATCTCGACGAGATCAAGTTCAGCGATCCGGTGGCGGAGTTCCTCGGGTTCATTCGCTCGCTGAATTACGAGCTCGAGACCGGCGCGCTGCTGCTGAGCCGCACCGTCTCGCCCACGCTCGACGTGGCGGCCTGCTGCATGGCGCTCGACCAGATCGCCGACCGCTGTCGCGAGCTGATCACTCCGCCCGCGACGGTCCGCGAACAGTGCCGGATCGTGAACCGCGTGCTCTTCCACGAGTGGGGCTTTCGGGGCAACGTCGAGAACTACACCGATCCGCTCAACAGCCTGCTCGACCAGGTGCTGTTGCGCCGGAAGGGCATCCCGCTCACCCTTAGCACGGTCTACCTGCTGATCGCGGAGCGGCTGGGCCTCGAGCTCGAGCCGGTGGGCCTGCCGGGGCATTTTATCGTCGGCTGCTTCACCGAGAAAAAACCGTTCTTCATCGATCCGTTCGACGGTGGCATCTTCCTCGAAACCGACGAGGTGTTCGCGCTCCTGCGCGCCAACAAGATCGTGCCGAAGAGCACGGATCTGATGCCGACGCCGATCCGCGAGGTGCTGTGCCGCAACTGCCGCAATCTCGTCAACCACTACAAGGCTGGCGGCGACAGCGATCACGCGAAACTCTTCGCGAGCTTCGTGGAGGAGTTCGACGCCACCTACGAGCGGCACACGACGTAA
- the aroE gene encoding shikimate dehydrogenase has protein sequence MPALPGAVSIENLKSKFENPDVLTLRDLDAWSFAGVALAVLGQPIKHSISPAMHQAALAEMAAHDARFSHWRYFRFEVAPADLAEALARLHAAGFLGLNLTVPHKVLAVELVKDVAPHAQPIGAVNTLLRTNDGWRGDNTDGHGLALGLRADLGLDLEGAPVILLGAGGAARGAAVECLRRRCASLAIVNRTPARLQALLESLAPLAGPTQVRGFAPDQLPRDLPAGAIVINATSAGLRAADPLPLDLALLPRPAGVYDMIYNPPRTPLLQLAARLGLPHANGLSMLVHQGARSLALWSGTEVPVTAMSRAALAALAP, from the coding sequence TTGCCCGCCCTGCCCGGCGCCGTTTCAATCGAAAATCTGAAATCCAAATTCGAAAATCCCGACGTCCTCACACTGCGCGATCTCGACGCGTGGTCCTTCGCTGGGGTCGCGCTCGCGGTGTTGGGCCAGCCGATCAAGCATTCGATCAGCCCGGCGATGCACCAGGCCGCGCTGGCGGAAATGGCGGCGCACGACGCGCGGTTCTCGCACTGGCGCTATTTTCGTTTCGAAGTCGCACCCGCCGATCTCGCCGAAGCCCTCGCGCGATTGCACGCCGCGGGTTTTCTGGGCCTCAATCTGACCGTGCCGCACAAGGTGCTCGCCGTCGAGCTGGTGAAAGACGTCGCGCCCCACGCGCAGCCGATCGGCGCCGTCAATACCCTGCTGCGCACGAACGATGGCTGGCGCGGCGATAACACCGATGGTCATGGTCTCGCCCTGGGCTTGCGCGCGGACCTCGGACTCGATCTCGAAGGTGCGCCCGTGATCCTGCTCGGCGCGGGTGGCGCCGCGCGGGGCGCGGCGGTCGAATGCCTGCGTCGCCGCTGCGCCTCGCTGGCGATCGTCAACCGCACGCCAGCGCGACTCCAGGCGTTGCTCGAATCGCTCGCGCCGCTCGCCGGGCCGACGCAGGTCCGCGGGTTCGCGCCGGACCAACTCCCGCGTGATCTGCCCGCCGGCGCGATCGTGATCAATGCCACCAGCGCGGGGCTGCGCGCGGCGGATCCCCTGCCACTCGATCTCGCCCTGCTGCCACGGCCGGCGGGCGTCTACGACATGATCTACAATCCGCCGCGTACGCCGCTGCTGCAGCTGGCCGCGCGGCTCGGACTGCCACACGCCAACGGGCTCTCGATGCTCGTGCATCAAGGTGCGCGTTCGCTCGCGCTCTGGAGCGGCACCGAGGTTCCCGTTACGGCGATGAGTCGGGCCGCCCTGGCCGCACTGGCCCCGTGA
- a CDS encoding prepilin peptidase — MNSAAIAEVSAAFPWFFPAVAFLVGACIGSFLNVVIYRLPAGQSIVHPGSHCACGAPIAWHDNIPILSWFILRGRARCCGRPYSFRYAFVEALTATLFLLCWLFFPPAKAVCVMLFLSALIAATFIDLDHLIIPDVFSLGLGVLGVILSFVVPSLHGHEGNLFIIDSMRAGVAALQGLLIGSGLVLWIALVAEVLLKKEAMGFGDVKFAGAIGAFCGWQGAVFALFGGAMVGTVWFVVALVWQKLAGRPSPVAPPTETPEGEPAPLGFGVHVPFGPMLAIAGALYLLFFQRAVAVWFAQVGELL; from the coding sequence ATGAATTCCGCCGCGATCGCCGAAGTCTCCGCCGCGTTCCCGTGGTTTTTTCCCGCCGTGGCGTTCCTGGTCGGCGCGTGCATTGGCAGTTTCCTCAACGTGGTGATTTACCGGCTGCCCGCGGGCCAGTCGATCGTTCACCCCGGCTCGCATTGCGCCTGCGGCGCGCCGATTGCGTGGCACGACAATATTCCAATTCTCAGCTGGTTCATCCTGCGCGGCCGCGCTCGCTGCTGCGGCCGGCCCTATTCGTTCCGCTATGCCTTCGTCGAGGCGCTGACCGCCACGCTGTTCCTGCTCTGCTGGCTTTTTTTCCCGCCCGCCAAGGCGGTGTGCGTGATGCTCTTCCTCAGCGCGCTGATCGCCGCCACGTTCATCGATCTCGATCACCTGATCATTCCCGACGTATTTAGTCTCGGGCTTGGCGTGCTCGGCGTGATCCTGTCGTTCGTCGTCCCGTCGCTGCACGGTCATGAGGGCAATCTTTTCATCATCGACAGCATGCGGGCCGGAGTCGCTGCGCTGCAGGGGCTGCTGATCGGCTCCGGACTGGTGCTGTGGATCGCACTGGTGGCGGAAGTGTTGCTCAAAAAAGAGGCCATGGGCTTTGGCGACGTGAAATTTGCCGGCGCGATCGGCGCGTTTTGCGGCTGGCAGGGGGCGGTGTTCGCGCTCTTCGGCGGCGCGATGGTCGGAACGGTGTGGTTCGTCGTTGCGCTCGTCTGGCAGAAGCTCGCCGGCCGGCCGTCGCCGGTCGCCCCACCGACCGAAACCCCCGAGGGGGAGCCGGCGCCGCTGGGCTTCGGCGTGCATGTACCGTTCGGCCCCATGCTGGCGATTGCCGGCGCCCTTTATCTGCTGTTCTTTCAGCGCGCGGTGGCCGTCTGGTTCGCCCAAGTCGGCGAATTGCTCTGA